Proteins from a genomic interval of Longimicrobiaceae bacterium:
- a CDS encoding lipoyl synthase has translation ETIPEVELVMQDLRTVDVDILTLGQYLRPSDGHIKLDRYVTPEEFRHLRDVGMAMGFRHVESGPLVRSSYHAWEQVQAANV, from the coding sequence GAGACCATTCCCGAGGTCGAGCTGGTGATGCAGGACCTGCGCACGGTCGACGTGGACATCCTCACGCTCGGCCAGTACCTGCGCCCGTCGGACGGCCACATCAAGCTCGATCGGTACGTGACGCCCGAGGAGTTCCGCCACCTGCGCGACGTCGGCATGGCGATGGGCTTCCGCCACGTCGAGAGCGGCCCGCTCGTGCGCTCCAGCTATCACGCGTGGGAGCAGGTGCAGGCCGCGAACGTGTAG